The genomic DNA gtattcattacggaaCCCGTTTAAGAACCAAACAGAAGCAAAGAGAGCAAAactagtttctattggacaaattctggTAGCTCCCTCCCCCtttcgtttgcttccgtttaagaaacgttttgcaacagaataggTGGAATAAATACACTCCAGTTTCTGATAATAtaaattatattataatgtacaggccCACAAAATGTATCGGAATCCCTTGATTGGTTAATCCTTTGCGGTTTCTTGCCTTTAGTCCCCGCCCTCTATTTCTATTCGACACGCAACAGGCACAACCATCATTGAGTGGCACCAGAGCATTGTACAGTCATTGACGTAAGGCAAACGTTTTAACCAAGTAGCTACTGTACTAGAAAATATGATCCTTATAAAAGCTTCATTACTTCAAAAAAATGTTGATGAAAGTGTGATTGTGTTATGGGGTTGTTAACAGAAAAAGCAGTCGTTTCGTTCATATAGGCCAATCACCTAAAAATTTAAACCACGAATTCCTCAAAATATCAATAATCACTGTGGCATTTCTTGcccatgttattttaatggtctTATTTTAAATCAGCTAGGTATGAGTATGCAGATTTTACAAGGCAGCTCAAAATTACTTTTAGGGAGGGTGTCCATCTAGTGTAGTGTAATAACTTACAATGTATCAACATTGGATCTATTTGACCTCTTCACCCTATAATATCTCTCAGGGAAGTGTGCTTATAATGGTTTTAACTTCATATAAAAATGATCCCCTCACATGTTCAAGCCaaactatttatatattttgatGAGCTACAATTACACgatcacgacatgcaggttaaaatatcaaaataaactctgaaccaattatattaatttggggacaggtcgaaaaagcattaaacatggcGATTTAGATAGcaattgctagctaatttgtcctatttagctagcttgctgttcctcactaatttgtcctgggatataaacattgagttgttattttacctgaaatgcacaagatcCTCTACCTTGACAATTAATCCACTCATAAAACgatcaaccgaatcgtttctagtcatctctccacCTTCCAGGCCTTTTCCTTCTCTTGACTTTATGAGATTGGCAACTTtaataaattaggtgcattaccgccactgacctcgttcgtctttcagtcccAGCTGAGTACCTGCTTCTaacaaccaatgaggagatgggagaggcaggacttgcagcgtgatctgcgtcagaaatagaactgacttctattttagcccttggcaaagCAGACGCGTGTTggcgcaataattgaataacatagatttctacatttatttttgcaACGCACCCGCATCAGCCTGTGACACCTTCGACATCTCTGAAAAAAACTTTGCGCAAAACAATGCCGAGTTCAAGTGCTAGTCGGAAACTAGGAAACGCTGACATTTCCGAATcgctaactggttgtagttatacatGTACTGCGTTCATTCTGTTAGCAAGTCAGAAACGTCTGTTTTCTAACCAGTTTCCTATGTTGTCCTATGCCAAGGTTGTAACTTTAAAATGGAGTTGTTGATAAGAACAGCTGCCCTATGAGCACAATGTTGAAAATATAACCTTTTTGGCTGAACAAATTTTACAAGGCAGCTCAAAATTACTTTTAGGGAGGGTGTCCATTTCTCTCACTAGATGAGCTCCAATACTTATTTCAGAGAAATTACATTTGATTATCCTTTGGTTCTAAATGCCATTAGAGCTAAATATAATCTTGAACTTCAAATAACGGTTTTGAACATTCAAATTTTATGAATGTAAAGTTTCCAGAAACATTTCTCATCTTTTAAAACACTACAAAATCCATATGAAGTATGATTGCTTCAACAAGCATGTCAATTCCACAATGACGAAGTTAACTTGGTAATGTAATTAAAGAGGAAAAGCTATACTAAATGACACTCGTTCTGATTTAAACTGTGGTTCAACCTTTAAACCACAACATTGGTCTGAGTACCAGCCTCTTAAGCTAACATTCCACCCCTTGTCATTGCCAAAGAGACTGTTTAATATGTGCTGGATTTATAGCGGAGTTGCTCATTGGCTGCCGGAATTAACATATTTTCCTTGACAACATGTGGAACATCGGAAATAGAACGATAATTTATAACAAAGTTTTAAAAACATTTAGCTGTTAGCAAGTTGAATTAAGACATTTTGTGGATGGAATTGCAGTATGTATTTAGTTTGAGAATTTAGACGTGTGCTACTGTAGAAACTTGACAGATTGGTTTCATCTGGACAAACAAAAAAAAGCACCCGGATACCAACATGTTCTGTGGAGAAAAAAAGTGACAAGAATTCCGATCGAATCAGGATCTGCTCGAGCTCATTAACAATAGAATGTTCATTGAAGATAGCAGAAAGGCCAGCCTCTTTGGCACATGACATGGTGTACAGAGAGTGGAGACACTGGTACCCAGCCTACAACAGCATGTGTCTCAATCTTTTTCAGGATTCCAAACCTGCATTCTTTTTAAACATtgcagaataaaaaaataaaagatcaATTGAACAAAACACTCATTTTGCAAACATATTGTATTCATCCAGTTGTGAAGCCAAGTGTAAATACCAGGTCAATTCCCCCAGTGCATCACTCATTGAGGTGATTTAATCAGTGTAGAGCAGCAAACAAATACAGAGGAGTAATTATAAGCACTGCTATGTGGATACAGGAGAGGGTATCATTGTTCTGTAGAAATGCAAAGTTCAACATCATATACAGTCCAAGAAAGAGACATTTTCACATGTGCAAATTGTCCAGTCCATGGTGTTTTTCACCCTCCTCTGACTCCAACTGATAGCAATCAACATTGAAATAATGCTTTTTCAGCCATCACATTGGCCTCTCACTAGAGAGAAAAAAAACCTGACACTATTACACTACCACAGCTGAGACAATTGGATTGGTTTGTGCAAGGTACATAAGTGCCTGATACGGACACAACATATTTCTGAGTGTGGAAACAGGTGTGTCTGTGGACACTGGTTTTACCAGTGGGGCCCCAGGGGAGGCTGAGACTTGACAGTGAGTTCAGAGCTCTGACAGGGGAGAGGGACACTCCTTGTCTCCACAGGTGCTTGGTTCCCACGATGCGAGGAAACGTCTCCCCAGAGCTCATAACTCCACATCGTCCGAGTCCGGTGCAGTACTGGTGGACTgggcctcttcctgtctctctccccatacaAATCTGTAGTTGTTTTCCAACTCCTGCTGTCTCTTTTGCTCCTTGTAAACCTCTTCTGTTCCCCCTGTCTGAGAGAAATACAGGGAAGAGCAAAAATAATAGCTCACACAATTACTCATATATTACTTAGACTTCTTCCAAAATGTTGAACTGCTTCCCTCTCCATCAATTGCTTATATTGGTTTTGAGAGCAGTCGTTGAACCAAAGAGAGAAAATGTCCTTACAGATCTTTTTCAACACATATCAAAACCTTTTTCTAGACAGAAGAGGAAACTCTAGTGTTTTTTTAAAAGgttgattttttaaaattgtaattACCAGTAGGTTGATGAGCAGCTCTCTGAAGGACTTGGTATCTTCTTCAGTCAACCACTGGTCCCCAGCCTCCTCAGCTGTCCTTCGTGTTATAATCTTCACCTCAATTTTACCTTAAAAAATCGTTATCAACATTACAATTACTAACAAGCGTTTCACATAGACCAAAGcgcgtgcgcacgcacacacactagaaTATGGACAGCTTAAAATGTGCAACTCTGCACAAACATGAATGTCAGCCAGCAACCCTATTGAAAAGCTTCTGCCACAATACCACACAAAATGAGAATAGATCATAGAAACGAGACATGGAAAGCACACAAGAGACAGATGAAAATGGATGAGAGAGTGTGACTGTTGCATCTACACCtcttaaaaatatatttcatgCTATATACAAATCATTCAAATCCAGGTGgaaaatatttacacaagaagCAACTCCAGCCTAAAATCAGAAATGTTAATGACAAGCACACCCAGAAGCTTCCTCAGATAATATGTTCACACATTAACTTTGCCACACACCAGAGATCTGAAGGGAATTTAAAAACCCATTTCAACAGTTACGAGATCATGCAAAGCATAGCTCTGTTTTGCCAGTGACCCCCTTCTATTTTTGGAACCTGACCTAAATAGCCCAAATTAGATGAAAAGAGTGACATGATCATACGCTAAAGATAtcaggaggaaaagagagacaggCCGTGTGTTTTTGGGCACTCCCCTTCCTACCTTCGGCCTTCAGTCCCGCCTTCTCTAGCTGTTCTTTAACCACGTCCTTAATGTGCTGCCACTGGGGGTCACCTTCGCCCATCTCCTGAACTTTGACCTCCCCATCGGGACTGCTGCCTGTCTTATACTTAGTAACTCTGATCTTAACAAGGTCGTCAGCCGCTTGGTCTGGGGTGACGAGACAAAAGAGGGACAAACAACAGAGGTCACCTCCCAACAAGTAAAAGTAGGGCAACAGGATGTAGGAGTTAAAGCCAGCAATGTGGGTGGGATCGCTCAAGAGTTTTCAATTCACTACCGGTATTCTATGATTCCCTTTCTCTATATATGGGACTGTAAGTATACTGATATAGCCTACTCCCATTTTACTCTCTCCTGAGCATTGAACAGCAAATCTCCAAAAAGGTACTGAACATGAGATGGAACAAAAAATTATGACAGACATCTACATAGAAATGAATATACACAGAATGTAGATGTATGATCTATGAACACAGAGCCAGGCCCAGAGGGTGGAGGTCCAGGCAGAGAGCCCAGTTACCTGGCTGTCGAGGGGCCAGGCTGGGACTACCCCTGGCTGGGTCGTTGGCCCTCTGGCCTCCCTCTGTCGGGGGCTCTGCCTCTGTGTCCCTGGCCTCTTTGTCCTCCAGGCGGTCCAGCAGCTTGTCCAGAGTAGCCTCCAGGGTCTGGGTTGCCTGAGTGCGGTCAAACTCCCCCTTCAGACCCTCGGTCTCCAGTTCTTGCTGAGCCTAGAACAAAAAAGAGAAACCCCACGAAGCAACATTATCAATCAAAATAGTAACATGTTGACAAAATAATGGTCATTTAGATGTCCATCTACCTCACATGTTTGGCCAATAATGTGGTTGAGCACTCAATAACCTGTTCTATTACAGAGACCCATTTCCAGCATGTACACTTGTCTAGCATCTCTAGTGTCTGTTCGCACCTCGTCTATGATGTTGTCAAACTCCTTTTGCATTTCCCCTTTCATTTCCTCAATGTTGGCAGAAGGCACTGAGATGTCAGCTATCTCCTCCTCAAACTCCTGCAGCAAGAGATGCTCTTCttcatccccctcctcatccctctccttttCCTTCTCGTTTTGGAGTTCCTCTCGTTCTTGTTTGGCTTCATTTTCTGCTTTCTGAGAACGAACTCAGAATTAACCATATTGAAATGAAATGCACAAAAATGTCACTGCATTATGAATACATTGTTATGGGTAAAAGTAAACTGTGCCATGGCCTAAAGGCAGCACTAACCTTTCTGTTGCTCTCTTTGAGATGCTGCACAAATTTCATCAGGTCTGCAGGGTCAGTGATGATCTTGAAGTTAAATTGTTCATCTCCAAAAGCTATGAGgagtaaaaaaaaacaccagATGGATATTAACCAAAAGGAAAATACTTGAAAGCATCAGAAGTGATATTGCAGTGAAAAAATAAATTCCAGTTTAATATATTACCATCCTCTGTGACCTCATTGTCTGTGAGCTGATTATCATAGGCATCCTCTCCAGCCTgtgaaaacaaaacactgttGGTGCCATCTTGTGGAAGACTAAGGCATACGTTCAAAGATATGACGATCACTGACTGTACCTGATGCTCTGAAGTGGTGTCAGTTGCTGTGGTACTCCCTGGCTTTGTCACTCCCTCCCAGAAATCAGAATCCTCGGGCTCTTCAGAGGTCAGAACTGCATCTGGTCCAAGAGGAATTAACCAAGAGGACTGATTATTTCTCAATATGATGCGTTCATTATAAAATCCTGCAAGCAAGCTGTTCAATAAATTAAGTACTTTGATTAAGAAAACGGGATTTGTACCTTTTGTGTCTGACCCCAGGACATCTGGGTCATCAGTTGGCGTCGCTGAGTCCTCGTCTGTCCCCTCGTCACCAGCCAACATCTCATCAAGAGTCTTCAGCTCCTCTGAGATCTGCTCCACTTTACGTTTCGTATCCGCTGAaaatgaaagagagcgagaagcaGAGTTACATTATTCATTAGGGCTTGTGAAATCAGGAAAGTACCAATTAAAATATTTAGCCTGGCTCCATATCACAGTACatagtggttcctcctttaaaaagTTGCATCATACTGCAGCTCACCTTGTGGGCTgctgcagaattctatggcacgttatgtGATTGTCAGACATTtttaccattaatgctagttagacCACCAgggggcatctttgagaagcatttgatagtaatGCCAATATTGAAGATGAAATaacttttttgtaagaacatagtatatgggattgattttaagaaatgtagcttaatTAATTGAATATTATGGCGTTTCTATTGGAAGAAAAacgaaaccctcagggtttccgttaatgccatattttccgttccatcctGTATAACGTGATGGTCGGGAAAAGGCTACAGTACTAAGAGCataagaggattggaggattctaaatgaatatctaagaggcatttttcattagggcaaatctgatctgtgagaatatctaatgGGCTTTCATATCATTCTAAACTAATTAATAATaaatcgctttgtttaaaaatTAACGATATTTTAGAGATTATTTTGTTTTAATTTAACCTAGAGTGAGCGAGAAAAGGCCAATCTtaaacatggggtgagacattctcactaatttgtaaataaagttaGTTATTTTGAAtggtttatttctgtttttagagggagagaaaccaaaagccgcctcatgggtctcccggtggcGGCTGGCACAGGTATCAAAGCAGCATCTGTAGTAATGCAGTTttcactgcgatgcagtgtcttagaccgctgcgccactcgggaggccccatccACAAAGTTTAACACTGATCAATTGCCATGCACAAAGTACCAAAATACAGAGGTGTTGGTAaaaggtatattgtcctgctaatggcccataatgggctattat from Oncorhynchus clarkii lewisi isolate Uvic-CL-2024 chromosome 7, UVic_Ocla_1.0, whole genome shotgun sequence includes the following:
- the LOC139413524 gene encoding protein OS-9-like isoform X1: MAASVVRWLRGLYVFFLTCQLSVLAFLNLEELNEVKYGIQILPDPVIMGQAKTEEVMLVSSKYKQMYECRLPAQAVRFHQDRASEPDSQGYTGPGIPDLLKPMHTAPCLVKTKDWWTYEFCYGQHIRQYHLEDTDIKGDVLFLGYYDSEFDWNNETAKASKQHRLKRYHSQSYVNGSKCDLNGNPRETEVRFVCEEGSGDYVARVDEPQSCRYVLTVHTTRTCQHPFLRPPYTAKPQGIVCQPALSTQQYMDYVKAQVSDTKRKVEQISEELKTLDEMLAGDEGTDEDSATPTDDPDVLGSDTKVLTSEEPEDSDFWEGVTKPGSTTATDTTSEHQAGEDAYDNQLTDNEVTEDAFGDEQFNFKIITDPADLMKFVQHLKESNRKKAENEAKQEREELQNEKEKERDEEGDEEEHLLLQEFEEEIADISVPSANIEEMKGEMQKEFDNIIDEAQQELETEGLKGEFDRTQATQTLEATLDKLLDRLEDKEARDTEAEPPTEGGQRANDPARGSPSLAPRQPDQAADDLVKIRVTKYKTGSSPDGEVKVQEMGEGDPQWQHIKDVVKEQLEKAGLKAEGKIEVKIITRRTAEEAGDQWLTEEDTKSFRELLINLLTGGTEEVYKEQKRQQELENNYRFVWGERQEEAQSTSTAPDSDDVEL
- the LOC139413524 gene encoding protein OS-9-like isoform X2, yielding MAASVVRWLRGLYVFFLTCQLSVLAFLNLEELNEVKYGIQILPDPVIMGQAKTEEVMLVSSKYKQMYECRLPAQAVRFHQDRASEPDSQGYTGPGIPDLLKPMHTAPCLVKTKDWWTYEFCYGQHIRQYHLEDTDIKGDVLFLGYYDSEFDWNNETAKASKQHRLKRYHSQSYVNGSKCDLNGNPRETEVRFVCEEGSGDYVARVDEPQSCRYVLTVHTTRTCQHPFLRPPYTAKPQGIVCQPALSTQQYMDYVKAQVSDTKRKVEQISEELKTLDEMLAGDEGTDEDSATPTDDPDVLGSDTKDAVLTSEEPEDSDFWEGVTKPGSTTATDTTSEHQAGEDAYDNQLTDNEVTEDAFGDEQFNFKIITDPADLMKFVQHLKESNRKKAENEAKQEREELQNEKEKERDEEGDEEEHLLLQEFEEEIADISVPSANIEEMKGEMQKEFDNIIDEAQQELETEGLKGEFDRTQATQTLEATLDKLLDRLEDKEARDTEAEPPTEGGQRANDPARGSPSLAPRQPDQAADDLVKIRVTKYKTGSSPDGEVKVQEMGEGDPQWQHIKDVVKEQLEKAGLKAEGKIEVKIITRRTAEEAGDQWLTEEDTKSFRELLINLLTGGTEEVYKEQKRQQELENNYRFVWGERQEEAQSTSTAPDSDDVEL
- the LOC139413524 gene encoding protein OS-9-like isoform X3, which codes for MAASVVRWLRGLYVFFLTCQLSVLAFLNLEELNEVKYGIQILPDPVIMGQAKTEEVMLVSSKYKQMYECRLPAQAVRFHQDRASEPDSQGYTGPGIPDLLKPMHTAPCLVKTKDWWTYEFCYGQHIRQYHLEDTDIKGDVLFLGYYDSEFDWNNETAKASKQHRLKRYHSQSYVNGSKCDLNGNPRETEVRFVCEEGSGDYVARVDEPQSCRYVLTVHTTRTCQHPFLRPPYTAKPQGIVCQPALSTQQYMDYVKAQVSDTKRKVEQISEELKTLDEMLAGDEGTDEDSATPTDDPDVLGSDTKDAVLTSEEPEDSDFWEGVTKPGSTTATDTTSEHQAGEDAYDNQLTDNEVTEDAFGDEQFNFKIITDPADLMKFVQHLKESNRKKAENEAKQEREELQNEKEKERDEEGDEEEHLLLQEFEEEIADISVPSANIEEMKGEMQKEFDNIIDEAQQELETEGLKGEFDRTQATQTLEATLDKLLDRLEDKEARDTEAEPPTEGGQRANDPARGSPSLAPRQPGKIEVKIITRRTAEEAGDQWLTEEDTKSFRELLINLLTGGTEEVYKEQKRQQELENNYRFVWGERQEEAQSTSTAPDSDDVEL